In a single window of the Elaeis guineensis isolate ETL-2024a chromosome 6, EG11, whole genome shotgun sequence genome:
- the LOC140858772 gene encoding uncharacterized protein: protein MEPKPSDSDDFLESTVLLDEAQYEEGFKDGYNDGLVSGKEEGREVGLKLGFQVGEELGFYRGCVDVWSSVIRVDPEAFSSRLRKSIEQLGELVDKYPLSEPENEHVQESMNTIRLKFRVISAKLGGRLEYEGYPKSLETEDF, encoded by the coding sequence ATGGAGCCAAAACCTAGCGATTCCGATGACTTCCTTGAATCCACTGTGCTTCTGGACGAAGCGCAGTATGAGGAGGGATTCAAAGACGGGTATAATGATGGCTTGGTCTCTGGAAAGGAGGAGGGGCGAGAAGTGGGCTTAAAGCTGGGATTCCAAGTTGGGGAGGAGCTGGGCTTCTATCGTGGCTGCGTCGATGTATGGAGCTCAGTGATTCGGGTTGACCCAGAGGCATTCTCATCTCGTCTTCGAAAGAGCATTGAACAGCTGGGAGAGCTGGTGGATAAGTATCCCTTGTCAGAGCCTGAGAATGAGCATGTTCAAGAGTCGATGAACACGATCAGGCTAAAGTTTAGGGTTATTTCGGCGAAGTTGGGGGGGAGGTTGGAGTATGAAGGCTACCCAAAATCATTGGAAACAGAGGATTTTTAA
- the LOC105046892 gene encoding formiminotransferase cyclodeaminase-like protein isoform X1 translates to MNNKKGRVAQDLFWQEKPKMLKSMLACCKLYISESRNSLALESIELAAKLYPEAVVINKFKDEAYNRVGYTLVSYFDTTSSHDVAPLKNAVLSMVKAAFESINLELHSGTHPRLGVVDHICFHPLVQDSLDQAAGIAKSVAADIGHKLQVPTFVYGAAHEGGRSLDSIRRELGYFKPNSAGNLWAGGLGSELLQLKPDAGPLQSAPGKGVVAIGATSWVDNYNVPIQSTDIKAARRIARRLSERGGGLKSVQAMGLVHGEAVTEVACNLLDPSRVGADQVQIEVHRLASEEGLTVGQGYFTDFSQEKIIEMYLKSISSD, encoded by the exons ATGAACAACAAAAAGGGAAGGGTCGCACAGGATCTGTTTT GGCAGGAGAAACCAAAAATGCTGAAATCAATGCTTGCTTGCTGCAAGCTCTATATATCTGAAAGCCGTAACTCTCTTGCTCTGGAATCCATTGAGCTGGCAGCAAAATTATACCCAGAAGCTGTTGTCATCAACAAATTCAAGGATGAGGCCTACAATAGAGTTGGCTATACACTTGTCTCATACTTCGATACCACCTCATCACATGATGTTGCCCCCCTGAAGAATGCAGTGCTCAGCATGGTTAAAGCAGCTTTTGAAAGCATTAATCTGGAGTTGCACTCGGGAACTCATCCTCGGCTTGGAGTTGTGGACCACATCTGCTTCCACCCTTTAGTTCAAGACTCGCTGGACCAGGCTGCAGGGATTGCAAAGTCTGTGGCAGCTGATATTGGCCATAAACTCCAAG TCCCCACCTTTGTCTATGGAGCAGCTCATGAGGGAGGTAGGAGTCTTGATTCTATAAGAAGAGAGCTAGGCTATTTCAAACCAAATTCAGCTGGCAATCTATGGGCAGGAGGGCTAGGATCAGAGCTCTTGCAGCTGAAGCCTGATGCAGGCCCTCTTCAGTCAGCACCAGGCAAAGGTGTTGTGGCCATAGGGGCAACCAGCTGGGTGGATAACTATAATGTACCCATCCAGTCTACTGACATCAAAGCTGCTCGAAGGATTGCGAGGAGGCTGAGCGAGCGAGGCGGTGGCCTTAAATCAGTGCAGGCGATGGGGCTAGTGCATGGTGAGGCAGTGACAGAGGTGGCATGTAATTTGCTGGATCCCAGTAGAGTTGGAGCTGATCAGGTGCAAATCGAAGTCCACCGGCTCGCTTCAGAAGAGGGATTGACTGTAGGCCAAGGTTATTTTACCGATTTTTCGCAAGAAAAGATTATTGAAATGTACCTGAAATCCATTTCGTCTGATTAA
- the LOC105046892 gene encoding formiminotransferase cyclodeaminase-like protein isoform X2, protein MLKSMLACCKLYISESRNSLALESIELAAKLYPEAVVINKFKDEAYNRVGYTLVSYFDTTSSHDVAPLKNAVLSMVKAAFESINLELHSGTHPRLGVVDHICFHPLVQDSLDQAAGIAKSVAADIGHKLQVPTFVYGAAHEGGRSLDSIRRELGYFKPNSAGNLWAGGLGSELLQLKPDAGPLQSAPGKGVVAIGATSWVDNYNVPIQSTDIKAARRIARRLSERGGGLKSVQAMGLVHGEAVTEVACNLLDPSRVGADQVQIEVHRLASEEGLTVGQGYFTDFSQEKIIEMYLKSISSD, encoded by the exons ATGCTGAAATCAATGCTTGCTTGCTGCAAGCTCTATATATCTGAAAGCCGTAACTCTCTTGCTCTGGAATCCATTGAGCTGGCAGCAAAATTATACCCAGAAGCTGTTGTCATCAACAAATTCAAGGATGAGGCCTACAATAGAGTTGGCTATACACTTGTCTCATACTTCGATACCACCTCATCACATGATGTTGCCCCCCTGAAGAATGCAGTGCTCAGCATGGTTAAAGCAGCTTTTGAAAGCATTAATCTGGAGTTGCACTCGGGAACTCATCCTCGGCTTGGAGTTGTGGACCACATCTGCTTCCACCCTTTAGTTCAAGACTCGCTGGACCAGGCTGCAGGGATTGCAAAGTCTGTGGCAGCTGATATTGGCCATAAACTCCAAG TCCCCACCTTTGTCTATGGAGCAGCTCATGAGGGAGGTAGGAGTCTTGATTCTATAAGAAGAGAGCTAGGCTATTTCAAACCAAATTCAGCTGGCAATCTATGGGCAGGAGGGCTAGGATCAGAGCTCTTGCAGCTGAAGCCTGATGCAGGCCCTCTTCAGTCAGCACCAGGCAAAGGTGTTGTGGCCATAGGGGCAACCAGCTGGGTGGATAACTATAATGTACCCATCCAGTCTACTGACATCAAAGCTGCTCGAAGGATTGCGAGGAGGCTGAGCGAGCGAGGCGGTGGCCTTAAATCAGTGCAGGCGATGGGGCTAGTGCATGGTGAGGCAGTGACAGAGGTGGCATGTAATTTGCTGGATCCCAGTAGAGTTGGAGCTGATCAGGTGCAAATCGAAGTCCACCGGCTCGCTTCAGAAGAGGGATTGACTGTAGGCCAAGGTTATTTTACCGATTTTTCGCAAGAAAAGATTATTGAAATGTACCTGAAATCCATTTCGTCTGATTAA
- the LOC105046893 gene encoding gibberellin 2-beta-dioxygenase 8 isoform X1, with translation MAREELMQVLGKSSEELLSQTVKDQSTVLMDPDPPFLKTYEALFDSQPEPSDTNQAKEVEECELPLIDLGRLNRESKAEQCKRDIMVAASEWGFFQVVNHGVSSGLLDRLRELQVNVFRAPFVKKASEKLLDLSPENYRWGSPRPTSLSQLSWSEAYHVPLTPANGLTKTSTRHIMEEFSTAMSWLAHILAGILAEGVGHDGTYIPENCRCNTSYLRLNRYPPCPVKNRVFGLVPHTDSSFLTIVRQDQVGGLQLMKDGRWITVKPSLDALIVNIGDLFQAWSNGVYKSVEHRVLSNPHQERFSVAYFLCPSHDTVIQSHAEPAIYRNFSFGEYRQRVQEDVKETGRKIGLARFLVQST, from the exons ACTGTTAAAGATCAGAGCACTGTGCTAATGGACCCCGATCCTCCATTCCTCAAAACATACGAGGCTCTCTTCGACAGCCAACCAGAGCCGTCCGATACTAATCAAGCGAAGGAAGTCGAGGAGTGTGAGCTGCCCCTCATCGATCTCGGCCGTCTAAATCGCGAGTCCAAAGCGGAGCAGTGCAAGCGAGACATCATGGTTGCTGCCTCCGAATGGGGCTTCTTTCAGGTGGTGAACCACGGCGTCTCAAGTGGTCTCCTGGACAGGCTACGCGAGCTACAGGTTAACGTGTTCCGGGCTCCCTTCGTGAAGAAGGCCAGCGAGAAGCTGCTGGATTTGTCACCCGAGAACTACCGCTGGGGGAGTCCGAGGCCCACCTCCCTCAGCCAATTGTCATGGTCCGAGGCGTATCATGTCCCCCTCACGCCGGCCAACGGTCTCACCAAAACCAGCACAAG GCACATAATGGAGGAGTTCTCAACGGCAATGTCGTGGTTGGCACATATACTAGCGGGGATCTTAGCTGAAGGAGTGGGTCATGATGGCACGTATATACCGGAGAATTGTAGGTGCAATACTAGTTATCTACGGCTGAATCGCTATCCTCCGTGCCCAGTAAAAAATCGAGTTTTCGGATTGGTCCCTCACACGGATAGCAGTTTCTTGACCATAGTACGCCAAGATCAAGTAGGTGGGCTGCAATTGATGAAGGATGGGAGATGGATCACTGTTAAACCCAGTCTTGATGCATTAATTGTCAACATTGGTGACTTGTTCCAG GCATGGAGCAATGGAGTGTACAAGAGTGTGGAGCATAGAGTTTTGTCCAACCCTCATCAGGAGAGGTTCTCAGTGGCATACTTCCTATGTCCCTCCCATGACACTGTGATACAGAGCCATGCAGAGCCTGCGATCTATAGAAATTTTAGCTTCGGGGAGTACAGACAGCGGGTCCAAGAGGATGTTAAAGAGACAGGTCGCAAAATTGGGCTTGCAAGATTCCTTGTTCAAAGCACATGA
- the LOC105046918 gene encoding putative disease resistance protein RGA4 translates to MALPAMPPLPGLFAPPILRSTIDRLASHLNPLPPSSSGLEEPLQTLHRALLRVTETIPAKTQCSHDLMSQLRDVAYAADDLVDELEYRALQQRVEEMAEASANQKTAGLNLSVFKGFQTGENDAVNQPVIPSQPSGESSVTTSGGGSSLPVSDGAGTGGEGEENQTTGATGKQGSNRRRSRSSLTLCSCFHDTDGLTDSKVGASSNPIQTPEHTERRPRRGSSLTLFKPLRSVSSLIIKWRRKEVGQHQVGDDAMDKKTGSPATLRDDPSFAQNNANLQADGVAMNEASGSSDSTHKDDEGTTDEVTDYNLPEISYEKVIAKRIEKIVEQLDRISSQLEDALNIPRMDNDLRELPEKLNSCRITSTTKQGEVYGRDGEREQLVRMLLDSGDGEKNVPVIAIFGAGGVGKTTLAQYVYSDKRIEKYFHSRGWICASDDINVMRIAGVILGHPRHPLTNRVDEISQFEKLDFLEEILEKELEGKRFLLVLDDVQSIEWTRRFAAIKSGQKGSKIVITARREEVVHKEVKRNKIVLEGLNGDDFWLFFKKCAFGDEDPDKHLELQRIGKEIAEKLKGLPLVAKVVGGLLQVNLDGGHWTNILRSELWELARDPYDIMPSLRLSYQCLPSHLQWCFAYCSAFPRGYPFDVDKLVNIWIAQGLVQSKDMNKRLEDVGGEYVNDLLSRSYLEIPNYTKSYWRRRYHVMHDLLHELAVSVCLDECLINEGKDLGIMPMTIRHLSLSHWAELNCFSEWESLRTLIVNSMHRIDFGGLRSIRVLDLSYSYMRQLPDAVSHLIHLRYLDLSGNSIYSLPESLCRLYHLQTLIVPDICHRLPKGVTNLINLRHLSASDEAVSWIAGIGKLTCLQELKEFHVRIVRGHDIGQLKNMRELRGELCIQSLEDVGSKEEAIEANLKDKIHIEKLQLKWSRWIRKKIRPDAQEILEWLQPPPVLKVLELHWFRGARSPSWLAAQCLQSLQSIYLKGCERWRRLPPLGQLPVLEVLRMESMDVVVDGGDSVIEIFPSLKELWLVGMSVLFEGISFEDQGRKFFHHLQKLKALNCSKVKGLPPLSMLSSLEELEVKMCPDLESELPECLKALTSLSSLKMSAPKLTYFPGEVMQYLKHLEVDCCPSLSSWSVEEHDEAGTSSLISLSMVETPLPTGPVLMRYLTSLRELKIDNVPKLTSFTTEQKKWFKNLTSLQELCISNCKSLIALPMELHELPSLEKLAITYCPKIRALPIGLPTSLKKLDIWGCNPALVVQWQGERAPDWVNCIPYKSIY, encoded by the coding sequence ATGGCTTTGCCTGCAATGCCACCGCTCCCTGGGCTCTTCGCACCTCCCATCCTCCGCTCCACCATCGACCGCTTGGCCTCCCACCTAAACCCCCTCCCCCCCTCGTCCTCCGGCCTCGAGGAACCACTCCAAACGCTGCACCGCGCTTTGCTCCGCGTCACAGAGACGATTCCAGCCAAAACCCAGTGCTCGCATGACCTCATGAGCCAACTCAGAGACGTCGCCTACGCCGCCGACGACTTGGTTGACGAGCTCGAGTACAGAGCATTACAACAACGAGTGGAGGAGATGGCCGAAGCTTCAGCCAATCAAAAAACTGCTGGCCTCAATCTCTCGGTATTCAAAGGCTTCCAAACCGGAGAAAATGACGCCGTGAATCAGCCTGTGATCCCGAGCCAGCCTAGTGGAGAATCCTCGGTCACTACATCTGGTGGCGGATCCTCGCTGCCGGTATCCGACGGTGCCGGCACCGGCGGCGAAGGTGAAGAAAACCAAACAACTGGCGCAACCGGCAAACAAGGCTCCAATAGGAGAAGAAGTCGATCCTCGTTAACCCTATGCAGCTGCTTTCATGATACAGATGGTCTCACGGACTCAAAAGTTGGTGCATCCTCTAATCCTATTCAAACTCCAGAGCATACTGAAAGACGACCAAGGAGGGGCTCTTCACTGACTCTCTTCAAACCTTTACGTTCCGTGAGTAGTCTAATTATCAAGTGGCGGCGCAAGGAAGTTGGCCAGCATCAAGTTGGTGATGATGCTATGGACAAGAAAACTGGATCCCCTGCTACTTTGCGAGATGATCCAAGTTTTGCTCAAAACAATGCCAATTTGCAGGCTGATGGTGTTGCCATGAATGAAGCAAGTGGCTCTTCAGATTCGACGCACAAAGATGATGAAGGTACCACCGACGAGGTAACTGATTATAATCTACCAGAAATTTCTTATGAAAAAGTGATTGCAAAAAGGATCGAGAAAATTGTAGAGCAATTAGACCGTATTTCTAGTCAATTGGAGGATGCCTTGAACATTCCACGCATGGATAATGATCTTAGAGAACTACCTGAGAAACTAAACAGCTGTAGGATTACCTCAACCACTAAGCAAGGGGAGGTATATGGTCGTGATGGTGAGAGAGAGCAACTGGTAAGGATGTTGTTGGATTCGGGAGATGGTGAGAAGAATGTACCTGTCATTGCGATATTTGGTGCGGGGGGTGTTGGCAAGACAACTCTAGCTCAGTATGTGTATAGTGATAAACGAATCGAGAAATATTTCCATTCAAGGGGGTGGATCTGTGCCTCCGATGATATTAATGTGATGAGGATTGCAGGAGTGATTTTGGGGCATCCCCGGCATCCCCTCACTAATAGAGTtgatgaaatttctcaatttgaaAAACTAGACTTCCTAGAAGAGATTCTAGAGAAGGAGCTGGAAGGAAAGAGGTTCTTGCTTGTGCTCGATGATGTTCAGAGCATTGAGTGGACAAGACGCTTCGCTGCTATAAAATCTGGTCAAAAGGGCAGCAAGATTGTGATAACAGCTAGAAGGGAAGAAGTGGTACATAAGGAAGTTAAGAGGAACAAAATTGTTTTGGAGGGTTTAAATGGGGATGATTTTTGGTTATTCTTCAAGAAATGTGCATTTGGTGATGAAGACCCAGATAAACATCTAGAATTGCAGAGGATTGGGAAGGAAATAGCTGAAAAGCTGAAGGGTTTGCCGTTGGTGGCGAAGGTGGTGGGAGGGCTGTTACAAGTTAATCTGGATGGTGGCCACTGGACAAACATTTTAAGAAGTGAGTTATGGGAGTTAGCCAGGGATCCCTATGACATCATGCCATCTCTGAGATTAAGTTATCAATGCCTACCTTCTCACCTCCAATGGTGCTTTGCCTATTGTTCAGCATTTCCCAGAGGTTACCCGTTTGATGTTGACAAGTTGGTCAATATATGGATTGCTCAGGGATTAGTTCAATCAAAAGACATGAACAAGAGACTAGAGGATGTAGGAGGAGAGTACGTTAATGACTTGCTATCCAGGTCTTATTTGGAAATCCCCAACTATACTAAATCTTACTGGCGAAGAAGATACCATGTGATGCATGATTTGTTGCATGAGTTGGCAGTATCTGTTTGTTTGGATGAATGTCTCATAAATGAGGGTAAGGACTTAGGAATCATGCCAATGACAATTCGCCACTTATCTTTGTCTCATTGGGCTGAACTTAATTGCTTTTCTGAATGGGAGAGCTTGCGAACCCTTATTGTTAACTCCATGCATCGCATAGATTTTGGAGGACTAAGAAGCATCCGGGTGCTAGATTTATCTTACAGCTACATGAGGCAGCTGCCAGATGCTGTCAGTCATCTGATACATCTTCGATACCTGGATCTTTCTGGCAATAGTATTTACAGTTTACCTGAATCACTGTGTAGGCTTTACCATCTACAGACACTGATCGTACCTGATATATGTCACAGATTACCTAAAGGGGTGACTAATCTAATCAACTTGCGGCATCTCAGTGCAAGTGATGAAGCAGTATCTTGGATTGCTGGAATTGGAAAGTTAACCTGCCTTCAGGAATTGAAGGAATTTCATGTCAGAATTGTCAGAGGACATGACATCGGGCAGTTGAAGAACATGAGGGAGCTTAGAGGAGAGCTTTGCATTCAGAGTCTTGAAGATGTCGGAAGTAAGGAAGAGGCAATTGAGGCTAACTTGAAAGACAAAATCCATATTGAAAAGTTGCAACTGAAATGGAGTCGGTGGATTCGGAAGAAGATCAGGCCTGATGCGCAGGAGATACTTGAATGGCTCCAACCACCACCTGTTCTCAAAGTGCTGGAGCTGCATTGGTTTAGAGGTGCCCGGTCTCCGAGTTGGCTAGCAGCACAATGTCTCCAATCATTGCAGTCTATTTATCTAAAAGGCTGTGAAAGGTGGCGGCGACTCCCGCCTCTTGGACAGCTGCCTGTTCTTGAGGTTCTCCGCATGGAAAGTATGGATGTGGTAGTTGATGGAGGTGATTCAGTCATTGAGATATTTCCATCCTTGAAGGAGCTATGGTTGGTTGGCATGTCAGTCTTGTTTGAGGGCATCTCATTTGAAGACCAAGGTCGCAAGTTTTTTCACCACCTTCAAAAGTTGAAAGCTTTGAATTGCAGTAAGGTGAAAGGATTACCCCCACTTTCCATGCTTTCATCACTAGAAGAGCTTGAGGTGAAAATGTGTCCTGATCTTGAAAGTGAGCTGCCTGAATGCTTGAAGGCCCTCACTTCTCTTTCCTCACTAAAAATGTCAGCACCAAAGCTAACTTACTTCCCAGGAGAGGTAATGCAATACCTCAAACACTTGGAGGTTGATTGTTGTCCATCTCTGTCATCCTGGTCGGTTGAGGAGCATGATGAAGCTGGAACGTCGTCTCTCATCTCTCTCAGCATGGTTGAAACACCCCTGCCCACAGGACCAGTCCTCATGAGATACCTCACCTCCCTCCGAGAGTTGAAAATTGACAATGTCCCGAAACTCACATCCTTCACTACCGAGCAGAAAAAGTGGTTTAAGAACCTCACCTCACTCCAGGAGCTATGCATCTCCAATTGTAAGAGTCTCATTGCACTTCCTATGGAGCTACATGAACTTCCCTCTCTGGAGAAGTTGGCCATAACATATTGTCCTAAGATCAGAGCTTTGCCTATTGGCTTGCCTACCTCTTTGAAAAAGTTGGATATTTGGGGATGTAATCCGGCATTGGTAGTACAATGGCAAGGTGAAAGAGCTCCTGATTGGGTCAATTGTATCCCTTACAAATCTATTTATTGA
- the LOC105046893 gene encoding gibberellin 2-beta-dioxygenase 8 isoform X2: protein MTPRPHKTVKDQSTVLMDPDPPFLKTYEALFDSQPEPSDTNQAKEVEECELPLIDLGRLNRESKAEQCKRDIMVAASEWGFFQVVNHGVSSGLLDRLRELQVNVFRAPFVKKASEKLLDLSPENYRWGSPRPTSLSQLSWSEAYHVPLTPANGLTKTSTRHIMEEFSTAMSWLAHILAGILAEGVGHDGTYIPENCRCNTSYLRLNRYPPCPVKNRVFGLVPHTDSSFLTIVRQDQVGGLQLMKDGRWITVKPSLDALIVNIGDLFQAWSNGVYKSVEHRVLSNPHQERFSVAYFLCPSHDTVIQSHAEPAIYRNFSFGEYRQRVQEDVKETGRKIGLARFLVQST, encoded by the exons ATGACCCCACGACCCCACAAG ACTGTTAAAGATCAGAGCACTGTGCTAATGGACCCCGATCCTCCATTCCTCAAAACATACGAGGCTCTCTTCGACAGCCAACCAGAGCCGTCCGATACTAATCAAGCGAAGGAAGTCGAGGAGTGTGAGCTGCCCCTCATCGATCTCGGCCGTCTAAATCGCGAGTCCAAAGCGGAGCAGTGCAAGCGAGACATCATGGTTGCTGCCTCCGAATGGGGCTTCTTTCAGGTGGTGAACCACGGCGTCTCAAGTGGTCTCCTGGACAGGCTACGCGAGCTACAGGTTAACGTGTTCCGGGCTCCCTTCGTGAAGAAGGCCAGCGAGAAGCTGCTGGATTTGTCACCCGAGAACTACCGCTGGGGGAGTCCGAGGCCCACCTCCCTCAGCCAATTGTCATGGTCCGAGGCGTATCATGTCCCCCTCACGCCGGCCAACGGTCTCACCAAAACCAGCACAAG GCACATAATGGAGGAGTTCTCAACGGCAATGTCGTGGTTGGCACATATACTAGCGGGGATCTTAGCTGAAGGAGTGGGTCATGATGGCACGTATATACCGGAGAATTGTAGGTGCAATACTAGTTATCTACGGCTGAATCGCTATCCTCCGTGCCCAGTAAAAAATCGAGTTTTCGGATTGGTCCCTCACACGGATAGCAGTTTCTTGACCATAGTACGCCAAGATCAAGTAGGTGGGCTGCAATTGATGAAGGATGGGAGATGGATCACTGTTAAACCCAGTCTTGATGCATTAATTGTCAACATTGGTGACTTGTTCCAG GCATGGAGCAATGGAGTGTACAAGAGTGTGGAGCATAGAGTTTTGTCCAACCCTCATCAGGAGAGGTTCTCAGTGGCATACTTCCTATGTCCCTCCCATGACACTGTGATACAGAGCCATGCAGAGCCTGCGATCTATAGAAATTTTAGCTTCGGGGAGTACAGACAGCGGGTCCAAGAGGATGTTAAAGAGACAGGTCGCAAAATTGGGCTTGCAAGATTCCTTGTTCAAAGCACATGA